One segment of Mycobacterium spongiae DNA contains the following:
- the aroQ gene encoding type II 3-dehydroquinate dehydratase, which yields MSAAAKTTVNVINGPNLGRLGQREPAVYGSTTHDELVALIGGEADRLGLKAVVRQSDSEAQLLDWIHLAADAGEPVILNAGGLTHTSVALRDACAELRGPLIEVHISNVHAREEFRRHSYLSPVATGVIVGLGIQGYLLALRYLADRAGGASSS from the coding sequence ATGAGTGCGGCGGCGAAGACGACCGTGAACGTCATCAATGGTCCGAACCTGGGCCGGCTGGGCCAGCGCGAGCCCGCCGTGTATGGCAGTACAACTCACGATGAGTTGGTCGCCCTGATCGGGGGTGAAGCCGATCGTCTCGGGCTCAAAGCTGTTGTTCGCCAAAGCGACAGCGAGGCGCAACTGTTGGACTGGATTCATCTGGCCGCCGACGCCGGCGAGCCTGTGATTCTCAACGCCGGCGGGTTGACGCACACGTCGGTCGCGCTGCGCGATGCCTGCGCCGAACTGCGCGGTCCGCTGATCGAGGTGCATATCTCCAACGTGCATGCGCGCGAGGAGTTCCGGCGCCACTCCTACCTCAGCCCGGTCGCGACCGGGGTGATCGTCGGGCTGGGGATCCAGGGCTATCTGCTCGCCCTGCGGTACCTGGCCGACCGTGCCGGAGGCGCTAGTTCTTCTTAG
- a CDS encoding shikimate kinase: MAPKAVLVGLPGSGKSTIGRRLAKALGVSLLDSDVAIEHQTGRSIADIFATDGEREFRRIEEDVVRAALANHDGVLSLGGGAVTSPGVRTALTGHTVIYLEISAAEGVRRTGGNTVRPLLAGPDRAAKFRALMSQRVPLYRRVATIRVDTNRRNPGAVVRYIVSRLEKLSTAPTPTSTPGVTP, encoded by the coding sequence ATGGCACCCAAGGCGGTACTGGTGGGCTTGCCGGGCTCCGGCAAGTCCACCATCGGGCGGCGGCTGGCCAAGGCGCTCGGGGTCAGCTTGCTCGACAGCGATGTGGCGATCGAGCACCAGACTGGACGCAGCATCGCCGACATCTTCGCCACCGACGGGGAGCGGGAGTTCCGACGTATCGAGGAGGACGTGGTGCGCGCGGCATTGGCTAACCATGACGGCGTGCTGTCGCTCGGTGGCGGCGCGGTCACCAGTCCGGGCGTGCGCACGGCGCTGACCGGCCACACGGTGATCTACCTGGAAATCAGTGCCGCTGAAGGCGTGCGGCGTACCGGCGGCAATACCGTGCGACCGCTGCTGGCCGGGCCAGACCGGGCGGCCAAATTCCGGGCACTGATGTCGCAGCGGGTCCCCCTCTACCGGAGGGTGGCGACCATCCGAGTCGACACCAACCGCCGTAATCCCGGTGCGGTGGTTCGCTACATCGTGTCGCGGCTGGAGAAGCTGTCAACCGCGCCCACACCCACCTCGACGCCCGGGGTCACGCCATGA
- a CDS encoding M24 family metallopeptidase has translation MTHSQRRDNLKASIAAAGLDAMLVTDLTNVRYLSGFTGSNGALLVFADDRGSVLATDGRYRTQAAEQAPDLDVAIERALGRHLTGLAADGGVNKLGFESHVVTVDGFDALSGVLDDQESGGSTELVRAAGTVEQLREVKDAGELALLRLACEAADAALTDLVARGGLRAGRTEREVGRDLEALMFDHGADAVSFETIVAAGANSAIPHHRPTDAVLATGDFVKIDFGALVAGYHSDMTRTFVLGPAADWQLEIYELVRQAQRAGREALRPGAELRDVDAAARQLIADAGHGEHFGHGLGHGVGLQIHEAPGIGATSAGTLLAGSVVTVEPGVYLPGRGGVRIEDTLAVAANATQANPATSEGAGHTPELLTRFPKELAVL, from the coding sequence GTGACACATTCCCAGCGCCGAGACAACCTGAAAGCATCAATCGCAGCCGCGGGACTAGATGCGATGCTGGTCACAGACCTGACAAACGTTCGATATCTATCCGGTTTCACCGGCTCCAACGGCGCGTTGCTGGTGTTTGCCGATGACCGCGGGTCCGTGCTGGCCACCGACGGGCGATACCGGACCCAGGCCGCCGAGCAGGCGCCCGACTTGGATGTGGCCATTGAGCGAGCACTCGGACGCCACCTGACGGGCCTGGCCGCCGACGGCGGCGTGAACAAGCTCGGCTTCGAAAGCCATGTGGTGACCGTGGACGGGTTTGACGCGCTGTCAGGTGTGCTCGACGACCAAGAGTCTGGCGGGTCCACGGAATTGGTTCGCGCAGCTGGGACGGTGGAGCAGCTGCGCGAGGTCAAGGACGCCGGAGAATTGGCGTTGCTGCGGCTGGCGTGCGAGGCGGCCGATGCCGCGCTGACCGACCTGGTGGCTCGAGGCGGCCTGCGGGCGGGGCGGACCGAACGTGAGGTGGGCCGTGACCTGGAGGCCCTGATGTTCGACCACGGCGCCGACGCGGTGTCATTCGAGACCATCGTGGCCGCTGGGGCCAATTCGGCGATCCCGCATCACCGGCCCACTGATGCGGTGCTGGCGACGGGCGACTTCGTGAAGATCGACTTCGGCGCGCTGGTCGCTGGCTATCACTCCGATATGACCCGCACCTTCGTGCTCGGGCCGGCGGCCGACTGGCAGCTGGAGATCTATGAGCTGGTCCGACAGGCGCAGCGGGCGGGCCGAGAGGCGCTGCGGCCGGGTGCCGAGCTACGCGACGTGGACGCGGCCGCCCGTCAGCTGATCGCCGACGCAGGCCACGGCGAGCACTTTGGTCATGGGCTGGGACACGGCGTGGGCCTGCAGATACATGAAGCGCCGGGCATCGGGGCCACATCCGCCGGTACACTGCTTGCGGGCTCCGTGGTGACGGTGGAGCCCGGCGTCTATTTACCCGGCCGCGGCGGCGTCCGCATCGAGGACACATTAGCCGTGGCCGCAAACGCAACACAGGCGAACCCAGCGACCTCAGAAGGCGCTGGCCACACCCCGGAATTGTTGACCCGGTTCCCGAAGGAACTGGCCGTGCTCTAG
- a CDS encoding antitermination protein NusB: MTRLELRVVVAAWLAATVVFGAVICAAYGWTIGASVLAIYALGVGAWLYHSIERLIVARRISTVRTAAKPLQPLLPVMAAIMGLSQAVVKSLSDVTDLPGRRWELSQLPGLRWVENPLGIRGTRRIVDSDEESDH, translated from the coding sequence ATGACCCGGCTAGAACTGCGTGTCGTCGTCGCCGCCTGGCTGGCCGCGACGGTCGTGTTCGGTGCCGTCATCTGCGCCGCGTACGGATGGACCATTGGCGCGTCGGTGCTGGCGATCTATGCCCTCGGCGTCGGCGCCTGGCTGTACCACTCGATCGAGCGCTTGATTGTCGCCCGCCGCATCAGCACGGTCCGCACCGCGGCGAAACCGTTGCAGCCGTTGCTACCGGTCATGGCCGCCATCATGGGCCTCTCGCAAGCGGTCGTGAAGTCGCTCAGCGATGTCACCGATCTGCCGGGGCGGCGGTGGGAGCTTTCGCAGCTTCCGGGGCTGCGCTGGGTGGAGAACCCACTGGGCATCCGGGGCACTCGGCGGATCGTGGACAGCGACGAGGAATCCGACCACTGA
- the nusB gene encoding transcription antitermination factor NusB, which yields MSDEHTTPDTDPVEPVRPVRPVKGRHQARKRAVDLLFEAEARGMKPVEVADMRTGLAQTKSDLAPLHPYTDTVARGVSEHAAHIDDLITSHLQGWTLERLPAVDRAILRVAVWELLHAEDVPEPVAVDEAVELAKELSTDDSPGFVNGVLGQVMLVTPQIRAAAAAVAGGAS from the coding sequence ATGTCCGACGAACACACGACGCCGGACACGGACCCGGTGGAGCCGGTCAGGCCGGTCAGGCCGGTCAAGGGACGCCACCAGGCCCGTAAACGCGCCGTGGACCTCTTGTTCGAGGCTGAGGCTCGCGGAATGAAACCAGTGGAGGTGGCCGACATGCGAACCGGGCTGGCCCAGACTAAGTCCGACTTGGCGCCGCTGCACCCGTACACGGACACAGTGGCTCGCGGGGTCAGTGAGCACGCCGCCCACATCGACGACCTCATCACATCGCACCTGCAGGGTTGGACGCTCGAAAGGTTGCCCGCCGTCGACCGCGCCATTCTGCGAGTTGCGGTGTGGGAGCTGCTCCACGCCGAGGACGTGCCGGAGCCGGTCGCCGTCGACGAGGCCGTCGAGCTGGCCAAGGAGCTGTCCACCGACGACTCCCCGGGCTTCGTCAACGGCGTGCTCGGCCAGGTCATGCTCGTGACACCGCAGATCCGCGCCGCCGCAGCCGCAGTCGCCGGGGGGGCCTCATGA
- a CDS encoding prepilin peptidase produces MSTGVASATAAAVVAWLAALCYYDVRQRRLPNALTLPGAGLILLVSGLAGCGFAALAGAAALAGAYLAVHVVAPAAMGGGDVKLALGLGGLAGTFGVGVWFLAALAAPLLTSVCGVVGLLRGVRTVPHGPSMCVATLGAAGLALLA; encoded by the coding sequence ATGTCGACCGGTGTGGCTAGCGCGACTGCGGCTGCTGTGGTGGCCTGGCTGGCGGCGCTGTGCTACTACGACGTTCGGCAGCGCCGGCTCCCCAACGCGCTGACATTGCCCGGGGCGGGGCTGATTCTGCTGGTCTCCGGGCTTGCCGGGTGCGGTTTTGCGGCGTTGGCCGGTGCGGCCGCCTTAGCCGGAGCGTATCTGGCGGTGCATGTGGTTGCGCCGGCTGCGATGGGCGGTGGCGACGTCAAACTGGCGCTCGGCCTGGGCGGTCTGGCCGGCACCTTCGGGGTCGGCGTGTGGTTTCTGGCTGCGCTCGCCGCGCCGTTGTTGACGTCCGTCTGCGGCGTAGTTGGCTTGCTCCGGGGTGTGCGCACCGTGCCGCACGGCCCGTCGATGTGTGTCGCCACCCTCGGCGCCGCGGGGCTGGCCTTGCTGGCCTGA
- a CDS encoding aminotransferase class I/II-fold pyridoxal phosphate-dependent enzyme, translating into MNHDSARPRRLRVSALAAVANPSYTRLDTWNLLDDACRHLAEIDLAGLDIAHDEAKVRRLMDRIGAYERYWLYPGADNLATFRAHLDSHSSVRLAEEVSLAVRLLSEYGDRTALFDTSVSLAEQELVAQAKQQQFYTVLLADDSPATAPDSLAECLRALRNPSDDVQFELLVVASIEDAITAVALNGEIQAAIIRHDLPLRSRDRGPLMTTLLGSEGGDVVEEDTHDWVECGEWIRELRPHIDLYLLTDESIAAETEDEPDVYDRTFYRLNDVTDLHSTVLAGLRSRFATPFFDALRAYAAAPVGQFHALPVARGASIFNSKSLQDMGEFYGRNIFMAETSTTSGGLDSLLDPHGNIKSAMDKAALTWNSNQTYFVTNGTSTANKIVVQALTRPGDIVLIDRNCHKSHHYGLVLAGAYPMYLDAYPLPQYAIYGAVPLSTIKKALLDLEAAGQLHRVRMLLLTNCTFDGIAYNPRRVMEEVLAIKPDICFLWDEAWYAFATAVPWARQRTAMVSAERLEQMLSSDEYAEEYREWRASLQGVDRSEWVDRRLLPDPDRARVRVYATHSTHKSLSALRQASMVHVRDQDFKALTRDAFAEAFLTHTSTSPNQQLLASLDLARRQVDIEGFELVRHVYNMALVFRHRVRKDRLISKWFRILDESDLVPDAFRSSTVSSYRQVRQGALAEWNEAWRSDQFVLDPTRVTLFVGATGMNGYDFREKILMERFGIQINKTSINSVLLIFTIGVTWSSVHYLLDVLRRVAIDFDRSQKAASGADLALQRRHIEEITEDLPHLPDFSEFDIAFRPNEASSFGDMRSAFYAGYEESDREYVQIGMAGRRLAEGKTLVSTTFVVPYPPGFPVLVPGQVVSKEIIYFLAQLDVKEIHGYNHDLGLSVFTEAALTRMEAARNAVAAAGAGLPAFEVPQDVAGSNGDSAVQVVSGDA; encoded by the coding sequence ATGAATCACGACAGCGCCCGGCCGCGACGACTGCGTGTATCGGCGTTGGCAGCGGTAGCCAACCCGTCATACACCCGGCTGGACACGTGGAATCTGCTCGATGACGCGTGTCGTCACCTCGCCGAGATCGACCTCGCCGGCTTGGACATCGCCCACGACGAAGCCAAGGTGCGGCGGCTGATGGACCGCATCGGAGCCTATGAGCGCTACTGGCTGTACCCGGGCGCAGACAACTTGGCGACTTTCCGCGCTCACTTGGACAGCCATTCCTCCGTGCGACTCGCCGAAGAAGTGTCGCTGGCTGTGCGCTTGCTCTCCGAATACGGCGACCGTACAGCGCTGTTCGACACCTCCGTGTCGCTGGCAGAGCAGGAGCTGGTCGCGCAAGCCAAGCAGCAGCAGTTCTATACGGTGTTGCTGGCCGACGATTCCCCGGCAACGGCGCCGGACAGTTTGGCCGAGTGCCTGCGAGCCCTGCGCAATCCGTCTGACGATGTGCAGTTCGAGTTGCTCGTCGTGGCGAGCATCGAGGACGCGATCACCGCCGTCGCGCTCAATGGCGAGATTCAAGCCGCGATCATCCGCCACGACCTGCCGCTTCGGTCCCGCGACCGAGGGCCGTTGATGACCACATTGCTCGGTAGCGAGGGCGGCGATGTGGTCGAAGAGGATACCCACGACTGGGTCGAATGCGGTGAATGGATCCGGGAGTTGCGGCCACACATCGACCTCTATCTGCTCACCGACGAGTCGATCGCCGCGGAGACTGAGGACGAACCCGATGTCTACGACCGCACTTTCTATCGACTCAACGATGTCACCGACTTGCACAGCACGGTGCTCGCCGGTCTTCGAAGCCGTTTTGCCACACCGTTTTTCGATGCGCTGCGCGCCTACGCGGCCGCGCCGGTCGGCCAATTCCACGCGCTTCCCGTCGCACGTGGCGCCAGCATTTTCAACTCCAAGTCGCTGCAGGACATGGGCGAGTTCTATGGCCGCAACATCTTCATGGCCGAGACATCGACTACCTCCGGTGGGCTGGATTCGCTGCTGGATCCGCACGGCAACATCAAGTCGGCGATGGACAAGGCCGCGCTGACCTGGAACTCCAATCAGACCTACTTTGTGACGAACGGTACGTCGACCGCCAACAAAATCGTCGTTCAGGCACTGACCCGTCCCGGCGATATCGTTCTCATTGACCGCAATTGTCACAAGTCACACCACTACGGCCTGGTACTTGCTGGTGCGTACCCGATGTACCTCGACGCGTATCCGCTGCCCCAGTACGCGATATACGGTGCCGTGCCGCTGAGCACCATCAAGAAGGCGTTGCTGGATCTCGAGGCTGCTGGACAACTGCATCGGGTCCGGATGCTGTTGCTCACCAATTGCACCTTCGACGGCATCGCCTATAACCCGCGGCGGGTCATGGAGGAGGTGCTGGCCATCAAGCCGGACATCTGCTTCTTGTGGGACGAGGCATGGTATGCGTTCGCGACCGCGGTGCCCTGGGCGCGGCAACGGACCGCGATGGTGTCTGCCGAGCGACTCGAGCAGATGCTGTCGTCAGACGAATACGCTGAGGAATACCGAGAGTGGCGCGCGTCGCTTCAAGGCGTGGACCGTTCCGAGTGGGTTGACCGCCGGTTGCTGCCGGACCCTGACCGCGCTCGAGTCCGGGTCTATGCCACACATTCGACCCACAAGTCGCTGTCGGCACTTCGGCAGGCATCGATGGTGCATGTGCGCGACCAGGATTTCAAAGCGCTCACCCGGGATGCATTCGCTGAGGCGTTCTTGACTCACACCTCGACATCGCCGAACCAGCAGCTTCTGGCCTCATTGGACCTAGCCCGTCGGCAGGTTGACATCGAAGGGTTCGAGCTCGTACGGCACGTGTACAACATGGCACTGGTGTTTCGCCATCGGGTCCGCAAGGACCGGTTGATCAGCAAGTGGTTCCGCATCCTCGACGAGTCCGACCTGGTGCCCGACGCGTTTCGGTCCTCGACGGTCAGCTCCTACCGTCAGGTCAGGCAAGGTGCTCTGGCCGAGTGGAACGAAGCCTGGAGGTCGGATCAGTTCGTCCTCGATCCGACCCGAGTCACCCTGTTTGTCGGGGCCACCGGAATGAACGGGTACGACTTCCGGGAAAAGATCCTGATGGAGCGATTCGGCATCCAGATCAACAAGACGTCGATCAACAGCGTGTTGTTGATCTTCACCATCGGTGTCACCTGGTCGAGCGTGCACTACCTGCTTGACGTGTTGCGACGGGTGGCCATCGACTTCGACCGGAGTCAGAAGGCGGCCAGCGGGGCCGACCTCGCCCTGCAGCGACGCCACATTGAGGAGATCACCGAAGACCTGCCGCATTTGCCCGACTTCAGCGAGTTCGACATTGCCTTCCGCCCGAACGAAGCCAGCTCGTTTGGCGACATGCGCTCGGCCTTCTACGCCGGCTATGAAGAGTCCGACCGCGAGTACGTGCAGATCGGCATGGCCGGGCGCCGGCTTGCGGAGGGCAAAACCCTGGTGTCCACCACATTTGTGGTGCCCTACCCACCGGGTTTCCCGGTCCTGGTTCCCGGTCAGGTGGTCTCGAAGGAGATCATCTACTTCCTCGCCCAGCTCGACGTCAAAGAAATCCACGGGTACAACCACGACCTCGGGTTGTCGGTGTTCACCGAGGCGGCGCTGACCAGGATGGAAGCCGCGCGCAACGCCGTCGCCGCGGCGGGTGCGGGGCTGCCGGCCTTCGAGGTGCCGCAGGATGTGGCGGGCAGCAATGGTGATAGCGCCGTGCAGGTTGTTTCCGGCGACGCGTGA
- the aroC gene encoding chorismate synthase: protein MLRWITAGESHGRALVAVVEGMVAGVTVTSTDIADQLARRRLGYGRGARMSFERDAVTVLSGMRHGTTLGGPIAIEIGNTEWPKWETVMATDPVDPANAADLDSSARNAPLTRPRPGHADYAGMLKYGFDDARPVLERASARETAARVAAGTVARAFLRQALGIEVLSHVISIGASVPYEGPPPRAEDLSAIDASPVRAFDGQAEQSMIAEIEAAKKDGDTLGGVVEVVALGVPVGLGSFTSGDNRLDSQLAAAVMGIQAIKGVEMGDGFETARRRGSRAHDEMYPGPDGVVRSTNRAGGVEGGMTNGQPLRVRAAMKPISTVPRALATVDMATGDEAVAIHQRSDVCAVPAAGVVVETMVALVLARAVLEKFGGDSLTETRRNIEAYQRAVADRESPDARARVSQG from the coding sequence GTGTTGCGCTGGATCACCGCGGGGGAGTCGCACGGCCGCGCCTTGGTGGCCGTGGTCGAAGGCATGGTTGCGGGTGTGACCGTCACCTCGACCGATATCGCCGATCAGTTGGCCCGTCGCCGGCTGGGGTATGGGCGCGGCGCGCGGATGTCGTTCGAGCGCGACGCGGTGACCGTGTTGTCCGGGATGCGCCATGGCACCACCCTGGGCGGGCCCATTGCCATCGAGATCGGTAACACCGAATGGCCGAAATGGGAAACGGTGATGGCCACCGATCCCGTCGACCCGGCGAACGCGGCCGATCTGGACAGCTCAGCTCGCAACGCCCCACTGACTCGGCCGCGGCCTGGGCATGCCGACTACGCGGGCATGCTCAAGTACGGTTTCGACGACGCCCGGCCCGTTCTGGAACGGGCCAGTGCCCGCGAGACTGCCGCGCGGGTCGCCGCGGGGACTGTCGCCCGGGCGTTCCTGCGTCAGGCGCTGGGCATCGAGGTGCTGTCCCACGTCATTTCGATTGGCGCTTCGGTGCCTTATGAAGGTCCGCCACCACGTGCCGAAGACTTGTCTGCGATCGATGCCAGCCCGGTCCGCGCGTTCGACGGGCAGGCTGAGCAGTCCATGATCGCCGAGATCGAAGCCGCCAAGAAGGACGGTGACACGCTAGGCGGCGTGGTGGAGGTCGTGGCGCTGGGCGTACCGGTCGGGTTGGGTTCCTTCACCAGCGGCGACAACCGGCTCGATAGCCAGCTGGCCGCCGCTGTGATGGGAATCCAGGCCATCAAGGGCGTGGAGATGGGCGATGGGTTCGAGACCGCGCGTCGTCGGGGCAGCCGCGCCCACGACGAGATGTACCCCGGGCCAGACGGTGTCGTTCGCTCGACCAACCGGGCGGGGGGAGTTGAGGGCGGTATGACCAACGGCCAGCCGCTGCGGGTGCGCGCGGCAATGAAGCCGATCTCCACTGTGCCGCGGGCGCTGGCCACCGTGGACATGGCAACCGGCGACGAGGCCGTCGCCATCCATCAGCGCTCCGATGTCTGCGCCGTGCCGGCCGCCGGTGTGGTCGTCGAGACAATGGTGGCGTTGGTCCTTGCTCGCGCCGTGTTGGAGAAGTTCGGCGGCGATTCGCTCACCGAAACCCGCCGCAATATCGAGGCCTACCAACGCGCGGTCGCCGACCGGGAATCGCCGGACGCCCGGGCTCGGGTTTCCCAGGGGTAG
- the aroB gene encoding 3-dehydroquinate synthase: MTDIGAPVTVQVAVDPPYPVVIGNGLTNELDELLAGRHKVAILHQPVLTETAEAIRSRLANQGVDAHRIEIPDAEAGKDLPVVGFIWNVLGRIGIGRKDALVSLGGGAATDVAGFAAATWLRGVAIVHMPTTLLGMVDAAIGGKTGINTDAGKNLVGAFHQPLAVLVDLAQLQTLPHNEIACGMAEVVKAGFIADPMILDLIEADPGAATDPSGDVLPELIRRSISVKAEVVAADEKESELREILNYGHTLGHAIERREGYQWAHGAAVSVGLVFAAELARLAGRLDDATAQRHRAILSSLGLPVSYDADALPQLLEVMAGDKKTRAGVLRFVVLDGLAKPGRLVGPDPSLLAAAYAGLDGS, translated from the coding sequence ATGACGGATATCGGCGCACCGGTGACCGTGCAGGTAGCCGTCGACCCGCCATACCCAGTGGTGATCGGCAACGGTCTGACGAACGAGCTGGACGAGCTGCTCGCGGGTCGGCATAAGGTCGCTATCCTGCATCAACCCGTGCTGACGGAGACCGCTGAGGCCATCCGTAGCCGCCTCGCCAACCAGGGCGTTGATGCACACCGTATCGAAATCCCGGACGCCGAGGCCGGCAAGGACCTCCCCGTCGTCGGATTCATCTGGAACGTGTTGGGCCGCATCGGGATCGGTCGCAAGGACGCCCTGGTGAGCCTTGGCGGCGGCGCCGCCACCGACGTCGCGGGGTTCGCGGCGGCAACCTGGCTGCGCGGCGTAGCGATCGTGCACATGCCCACCACGCTGCTGGGTATGGTCGACGCCGCGATCGGTGGCAAGACCGGCATCAACACCGACGCCGGCAAGAACCTGGTCGGAGCGTTTCACCAGCCGCTCGCCGTATTGGTCGACCTAGCGCAACTGCAGACCTTGCCGCACAACGAAATCGCCTGCGGGATGGCCGAAGTGGTCAAGGCTGGCTTCATCGCCGACCCAATGATCCTGGACCTGATCGAAGCCGACCCGGGGGCCGCGACCGACCCATCTGGCGATGTCCTGCCGGAGCTGATCCGGCGCTCGATCAGCGTCAAAGCCGAGGTGGTCGCCGCCGACGAGAAGGAGTCCGAGCTGCGTGAAATCCTCAACTACGGACACACTCTGGGGCACGCGATCGAACGCCGAGAGGGCTACCAATGGGCTCACGGTGCCGCCGTGTCGGTAGGGCTGGTCTTTGCCGCCGAGCTCGCCAGACTGGCCGGGCGACTCGATGACGCTACCGCCCAGCGCCACCGCGCCATTCTGTCGTCATTGGGCCTGCCCGTCAGCTACGACGCCGACGCGTTGCCACAGCTGCTGGAGGTCATGGCCGGTGACAAGAAGACCCGGGCGGGGGTGCTTCGGTTCGTGGTCCTCGATGGGCTGGCCAAGCCAGGCCGATTGGTGGGGCCGGATCCGTCCTTGCTGGCCGCCGCCTATGCGGGACTTGATGGCTCATGA
- a CDS encoding B-4DMT family transporter, which produces MRNWMLRGLVFAAAMVVLRVIQGALINAWQAQAGKISLTLLLLFVIGVVAWGTIDGRADAHANPDPDRREDLAMTWLLAGLVAGVISGAVSWIISLLYKGLYAGGVINELTTFAAFTALLIFLPGISGVATGRWRVDRHLAKEPVRHHGLAAEQERADTDVFAAVRADDSPTGEIPVESDRAQSAAQTTAVATVAREEPTETIATTEREATTEVIPTTTSESATEVIPTTASESATEVISTDTAADATEPGDQPKKN; this is translated from the coding sequence ATGAGGAACTGGATGCTGCGTGGATTGGTCTTTGCCGCCGCGATGGTCGTTCTCCGTGTGATTCAAGGTGCGCTGATCAATGCATGGCAGGCCCAGGCCGGAAAGATCAGCCTGACGTTGCTGCTGCTGTTCGTCATCGGCGTGGTCGCGTGGGGGACGATCGACGGACGCGCCGACGCCCACGCAAACCCGGATCCGGACCGGCGCGAGGATCTGGCGATGACGTGGCTGCTGGCCGGCCTGGTGGCGGGGGTGATCAGCGGCGCGGTGAGCTGGATCATTTCGCTGCTGTACAAGGGCCTCTATGCCGGGGGGGTCATCAACGAGCTGACCACGTTTGCGGCCTTCACCGCCCTCCTTATTTTTCTGCCCGGGATCAGTGGAGTCGCGACCGGCCGCTGGAGGGTAGACCGTCATCTGGCGAAAGAGCCGGTGAGACATCACGGGCTGGCCGCTGAACAGGAACGCGCCGACACCGACGTGTTCGCCGCCGTCCGCGCCGACGACAGTCCGACCGGCGAGATACCCGTCGAATCGGACCGGGCGCAGTCCGCGGCCCAAACCACGGCGGTGGCCACGGTCGCACGCGAGGAGCCCACCGAAACCATCGCCACGACCGAACGTGAGGCAACCACCGAGGTGATCCCCACGACCACGAGCGAGTCGGCCACCGAGGTGATCCCCACGACCGCCAGCGAGTCGGCCACCGAGGTGATCTCCACGGACACCGCGGCGGACGCGACCGAGCCTGGGGATCAGCCTAAGAAGAACTAG
- the efp gene encoding elongation factor P, with protein sequence MATTADFKNGLVLVIDGQLWTIIEFQHVKPGKGPAFVRTKLKNVLSGKVVDKTYNAGVKVETATVDRRDTTYLYRDGSDFVFMDSEDYEQHPLPETLVGDAARFLLEGMPVQVAFHNGSPLYIELPVTVELEVTHTEPGLQGDRSSAGTKPATVETGAQISVPLFINTGDKLKVDSRDGSYLGRVNA encoded by the coding sequence GTGGCGACCACCGCTGACTTCAAGAACGGACTTGTCCTGGTTATCGACGGGCAGCTGTGGACGATCATCGAGTTCCAGCACGTCAAACCCGGCAAGGGTCCTGCCTTCGTGCGCACCAAGCTCAAGAACGTGCTCTCGGGCAAGGTCGTCGACAAGACGTACAACGCCGGGGTGAAGGTGGAGACCGCCACGGTCGACCGCCGCGACACCACCTACCTCTATCGCGACGGCTCGGACTTCGTGTTCATGGACAGCGAGGACTATGAACAGCACCCGCTGCCGGAGACCCTGGTTGGCGACGCCGCGCGGTTCTTGCTAGAGGGCATGCCGGTGCAAGTGGCCTTCCACAACGGATCACCGCTGTACATCGAGCTGCCGGTCACCGTCGAACTCGAAGTCACCCACACCGAGCCCGGGCTGCAGGGCGACCGGTCCAGCGCGGGTACCAAACCGGCCACCGTTGAGACCGGTGCGCAGATCAGTGTGCCGCTCTTCATCAACACCGGCGACAAGCTGAAAGTAGATTCGCGTGATGGCAGCTACCTGGGCAGGGTCAACGCCTGA